In the genome of Hoplias malabaricus isolate fHopMal1 unplaced genomic scaffold, fHopMal1.hap1 scaffold_267, whole genome shotgun sequence, one region contains:
- the h1m gene encoding linker histone H1M translates to MAPKKAIVEAKVSAVPPESEMAEEHTGGSEEQGKKEPRKVPTHPTTLVMVKEALKELDSRKGVSAQAIRTFIREKHPTVDESRVNFMVRKALVKGLELGTFIRPANSNTTGAQGRFRLAVRKEPKPTKTKEVKENTNPNVGKAKAKEAGKVKTKAAKKASPAPDGIKPKKTKTDATASKVAPAKKPKSKQGPGKEESSESKAQTSKSEGEAPEKPTAKKGGKRGAQKADDEGGNKGAQAAAPKKGKKAAQKTEGGGKKAAPMGSDGEEAPKAVGRKGKKVVVK, encoded by the exons ATGGCTCCTAAAAAGGCAATAGTAGAAGCTAAAGTCAGTGCTGTTCCTCCTGAGAGCGAAATGGCTGAGGAGCACACAG GAGGGTCTGAGGAGCAGGGTAAGAAGGAACCAAGGAAAGTCCCGACTCACCCGACTACGCTGGTGATGGTGAAGGAGGCTCTGAAGGAGCTGGACTCTAGGAAAGGCGTCTCTGCTCAAGCCATCCGCACCTTCATCAGAGAGAAACACCCCACTGTGGATGAGTCCAGGGTGAATTTCATGGTCAGGAAGGCTCTTGTTAAAGGCCTGGAGTTGGGGACTTTTATACGACCTGCGAACTCGAATACGACTGGAGCTCAGGGTCGCTTCAGG CTTGCAGTGAGAAAAGAACCTAAACCAACGAAGACCAAAGAggtgaaggagaacactaaccccaaTGTTGGAAAGGCCAAAGCTAAAGAAGCAG GGAAGGTGAAGACTAAGGCTGCGAAGAAAGCAAGCCCTGCTCCTGAT GGAATCAAACCCAAGAAAACCAAGACGGATGCCACAGCTTCAAAGGTGGCTCCAGCTAAAAAACCCAAATCCAAGCAAGGCCCTGGCAAAGAGGAGTCGTCTGAGTCTAAAGCTCAAACCTcaaagagtgagggagaggcTCCTGAGAAACCTACGGCGAAGAAGGGAGGGAAGAGAGGGGCTCAGAAAGCAGATGATGAAGGAGGGAATAAGGGAGCACAGGCAGCGGCGCCCAAGAAGGGGAAGAAAGCTGCTCAGAAAACAGAAGGTGGAGGGAAGAAAGCGGCTCCGATGGGGAGTGATGGAGAGGAAGCTCCTAAAGCTGTGGGGAGGAAGGGAAAGAAGGTGGTGGTGAAGTGA